Proteins encoded within one genomic window of Mesorhizobium sp. AR10:
- a CDS encoding DUF1269 domain-containing protein, which yields MSDLIVIVYANEAKAEEMRQKLLNLQKEYLIELSDAVIAVKRQDGHVKLNQLISTTKIGALQGSLWGLIIGAIFLMPVMGPAIGALSGAALGAASGAVGGALSDFGINDDFMKELAASLDSGKAALFLQVQKMTVDKVLEAIKGTGGKVLRTSLDHSKEAALREAVEAADEERFQTA from the coding sequence ATGTCTGATCTCATCGTCATCGTGTACGCGAACGAGGCCAAGGCCGAGGAAATGCGGCAGAAGCTCCTGAACCTCCAGAAGGAGTATCTCATTGAACTCAGCGATGCCGTGATTGCCGTAAAACGCCAAGATGGCCACGTGAAACTCAATCAACTGATCAGCACGACCAAGATCGGTGCGCTTCAGGGCAGTTTGTGGGGGCTAATTATCGGGGCCATTTTCCTGATGCCGGTCATGGGACCAGCGATCGGCGCGCTTTCAGGCGCCGCCCTCGGGGCTGCCTCCGGAGCGGTCGGCGGAGCCCTGTCCGATTTCGGCATCAACGATGATTTCATGAAGGAACTCGCCGCCAGCCTCGATTCAGGGAAGGCGGCACTCTTCCTTCAAGTCCAGAAGATGACCGTGGACAAGGTACTCGAAGCCATCAAAGGAACTGGTGGCAAGGTGCTTCGGACCTCGCTCGATCATAGCAAGGAGGCGGCGCTGCGCGAGGCTGTAGAGGCGGCTGATGAAGAAAGATTCCAAACAGCCTGA
- a CDS encoding universal stress protein, whose translation MIKVVLVRLDGTASDEFRLAASESLVTLFDAHIVGLFLNVLPEPALAEANVSVEYWTRLLEQARQRGRDMEEDFGKRLRGIAASAELRHFDVYEEEQAGVTARECRTADVFLGLRLSDVDKTVELRDVVEEVLFESGKHLFLVADQKSFERGFEHAIIAWNRSREAARAVAEALPYLAKSRLVTIVAVEHGEPLETPAKRGEELVTYLGRHGIDASAHVANKRGLDTSSALLDVIGEKKADLVVMGGYGHSRLREWLLGGVTYKLLRKSPVSLVIAH comes from the coding sequence ATGATCAAGGTTGTATTAGTGCGGCTCGACGGGACAGCCAGCGACGAATTCCGGTTGGCCGCGTCCGAAAGCCTGGTCACGTTGTTTGACGCCCATATCGTCGGCCTTTTCCTGAACGTGCTGCCGGAACCGGCATTGGCCGAGGCCAATGTGAGCGTGGAGTATTGGACACGCCTGCTCGAGCAGGCGAGGCAGCGTGGACGGGACATGGAAGAGGATTTCGGCAAGCGTCTGCGAGGTATCGCTGCATCGGCCGAGTTGCGCCACTTCGACGTCTACGAAGAGGAGCAGGCGGGGGTAACCGCCCGCGAATGCCGGACCGCCGACGTGTTCCTCGGCCTGCGGTTGAGCGATGTCGACAAGACTGTGGAGCTTCGTGATGTCGTGGAGGAGGTTCTCTTCGAATCGGGCAAGCACTTGTTCCTCGTTGCCGACCAGAAGAGCTTCGAGCGGGGCTTCGAGCACGCAATCATTGCCTGGAATCGGAGCCGCGAAGCGGCGCGGGCCGTCGCGGAGGCGTTGCCATATCTTGCGAAGTCACGACTGGTCACCATCGTCGCGGTCGAGCATGGAGAACCCCTGGAAACGCCGGCAAAACGGGGGGAAGAACTTGTCACCTATCTAGGACGCCACGGGATCGATGCGTCCGCGCACGTCGCGAACAAACGCGGGCTCGATACGTCGTCCGCGCTGCTTGACGTGATCGGCGAAAAGAAGGCCGATCTCGTCGTCATGGGCGGTTACGGGCATTCGCGGCTACGCGAATGGCTGCTCGGCGGGGTCACCTACAAGCTCCTGCGGAAATCGCCGGTGTCGCTGGTGATTGCGCACTGA
- a CDS encoding PRC-barrel domain-containing protein, producing MTLDAKEVAKGYRGEELKLKTVVNDKDETIGRIDDFIFSRDGGQVFAVLSVGGFTGLYGNLVAVPFRSLELDDPSGLIVLPGASRAALQKLPVFVYNR from the coding sequence GTGACGCTTGATGCCAAAGAGGTCGCAAAAGGCTACCGCGGCGAGGAGCTGAAGCTAAAAACCGTGGTGAACGACAAAGACGAGACCATCGGCCGGATCGATGATTTCATCTTCAGCCGGGATGGTGGGCAAGTCTTTGCGGTTTTGTCTGTCGGCGGCTTTACCGGACTCTATGGCAATCTGGTTGCCGTGCCGTTCCGCAGCCTCGAACTCGATGATCCTTCGGGCTTGATCGTGCTGCCTGGCGCCAGTCGAGCGGCGCTGCAGAAATTGCCCGTATTTGTCTACAACCGTTGA
- a CDS encoding membrane-bound PQQ-dependent dehydrogenase, glucose/quinate/shikimate family produces the protein MNMTRDHAASGRRPPRVYASVLVLIGLILAVGGGWLVILGGSPYYLVAGAATIIAAILLWRGDGLGAWLFLAVIAGTIPWAISESGDYFWALLPRIAPPAVLGLWLLTALARRGLDKAYLNGPRTVMAPTLIVSLLAAAVLVAAFFREAPGNVSPAIPFVLATVSNDVKEVDWRHYGNTLQGTRYSPLAQITPENVSRLEVAWVYRSGDLPKPFEKTGYEFRNEATPLKVGEILYTCTAHNIIVALDVATGHERWRYDPKVDPTNSYQVVCRGVAWFEAPAGTPECPTRIIEATIDARLIAVDAMTGRVCESFGTHGEVDLRYQMEPPDQLHFYFVTSPPTIARGKVVVGGQVADNQSDNEPSGVIRAFDAVTGRLAWAWDVGHPDRIGAPPPGEFYTPATPNSWTIFAADDELGLVYVPMGNATPDFWGGHRRPFDEEYGDALVALDLENGRPRWHFQTVHKDRWDYDLPAQPILTNLPTADGVKPAIIQVTKVGDIYVLDRTTGKPIAPVIEELAPQGPPPGDTLSPTQPASAISLRPAELTEADMWGVTPVDQLWCRIQFRRARYDGTFTPQGLTPAVIHPGQFGITDWGGASIDEVNKILVMNSSGIPFYDTLVPRERAPKAVQSFVKAVKPGEPVSKGGGETGWGAQAGTPFAINNEAFLNPLGVPCNQPPWGYMNAFDLKTGRVLWRSLLGTAERNGPLGIPSYLPLTVGVPNIGGTVTTAGGLTFVGAAADEYFRAFDLRTGREVWKVPLPAGGQATPMSYESGGRQFVVITAGGHSNVGTRIGDYTIAYALAAAGP, from the coding sequence ATGAACATGACGCGAGATCATGCGGCTTCAGGCCGTCGGCCACCCCGCGTCTACGCCTCTGTCCTTGTGCTGATCGGGCTCATACTCGCCGTGGGCGGAGGCTGGCTCGTGATCCTCGGCGGGTCTCCATACTATCTCGTCGCTGGTGCGGCGACGATTATCGCTGCCATCCTCTTGTGGCGCGGAGATGGCCTCGGCGCGTGGCTGTTCCTTGCGGTAATCGCTGGCACCATCCCCTGGGCGATTTCGGAATCGGGCGACTACTTCTGGGCTCTGCTTCCGCGTATAGCACCGCCCGCCGTGCTCGGACTCTGGTTGCTGACGGCGTTAGCCAGGCGCGGCCTCGACAAGGCCTATCTGAATGGCCCCCGCACGGTGATGGCACCCACCCTTATCGTTTCTCTCCTGGCCGCCGCCGTGCTCGTGGCTGCTTTCTTTCGGGAAGCCCCAGGCAATGTTTCCCCGGCCATACCTTTTGTGCTGGCTACGGTATCGAATGATGTCAAAGAGGTGGACTGGCGGCATTACGGCAACACGCTCCAAGGCACGCGCTATTCTCCGCTTGCCCAGATCACTCCGGAAAACGTCAGCCGCTTGGAGGTGGCTTGGGTCTATCGCAGCGGTGACCTGCCGAAGCCCTTCGAGAAAACTGGATATGAGTTCCGCAATGAGGCAACCCCCCTTAAGGTTGGCGAGATCCTCTACACCTGCACGGCGCACAACATCATCGTCGCCCTCGACGTCGCCACGGGGCACGAGCGCTGGCGCTACGACCCCAAGGTCGATCCGACCAATTCCTATCAAGTGGTTTGCCGCGGCGTGGCCTGGTTCGAGGCGCCCGCCGGGACACCCGAGTGCCCCACTCGCATCATCGAGGCCACTATCGACGCGCGGCTGATCGCCGTCGACGCGATGACCGGGCGAGTCTGTGAGAGCTTCGGTACCCATGGCGAAGTCGATCTACGCTACCAGATGGAGCCGCCGGACCAACTCCACTTCTATTTCGTGACCTCGCCGCCGACGATCGCACGCGGCAAGGTGGTGGTGGGCGGCCAAGTCGCCGACAACCAGTCCGACAACGAGCCCTCCGGCGTGATCCGAGCCTTCGATGCCGTCACCGGCCGTCTCGCCTGGGCCTGGGACGTCGGGCACCCGGACCGCATCGGCGCACCGCCGCCCGGCGAGTTCTATACGCCGGCCACCCCCAATTCCTGGACGATCTTCGCGGCCGACGATGAACTCGGTCTCGTCTACGTACCGATGGGGAATGCCACGCCGGACTTCTGGGGCGGTCATCGCCGGCCGTTCGACGAGGAATACGGCGACGCCCTCGTTGCGCTCGATCTCGAAAACGGCCGGCCGCGCTGGCATTTCCAGACCGTGCACAAGGATCGCTGGGACTACGATCTGCCGGCGCAGCCGATCCTTACCAACCTGCCGACAGCCGACGGTGTGAAGCCGGCGATCATCCAGGTGACGAAGGTTGGCGACATCTATGTTCTCGACCGCACCACCGGCAAGCCAATCGCTCCGGTGATCGAGGAACTGGCGCCGCAAGGACCTCCGCCGGGGGACACGCTGTCGCCGACGCAGCCTGCTTCGGCTATCAGCCTTCGTCCAGCGGAGCTGACCGAGGCCGACATGTGGGGGGTGACACCCGTCGACCAACTCTGGTGTCGCATTCAGTTCAGGCGCGCCCGCTACGATGGCACCTTCACGCCTCAGGGCCTCACACCGGCCGTCATCCATCCGGGTCAGTTCGGCATCACGGACTGGGGCGGAGCTTCGATCGACGAGGTCAACAAGATCCTGGTGATGAACTCGTCCGGCATTCCCTTCTACGATACTCTGGTCCCACGCGAGCGGGCGCCGAAGGCGGTGCAGAGTTTCGTCAAGGCCGTCAAGCCCGGTGAGCCCGTCAGCAAGGGCGGGGGAGAGACCGGCTGGGGGGCGCAGGCCGGGACGCCCTTCGCCATCAATAACGAGGCCTTTCTCAATCCTCTCGGCGTCCCCTGCAACCAGCCGCCCTGGGGTTACATGAACGCTTTCGACCTGAAGACGGGGAGGGTGCTTTGGCGCAGCCTGCTCGGTACGGCGGAGCGGAATGGGCCGCTCGGCATTCCCTCGTATTTGCCACTGACGGTCGGCGTGCCCAACATCGGCGGCACGGTGACGACGGCGGGTGGCCTGACATTCGTTGGCGCTGCGGCCGATGAATATTTCCGCGCCTTCGATCTGAGGACTGGCCGTGAAGTGTGGAAGGTCCCTCTGCCTGCCGGAGGGCAAGCGACGCCGATGAGCTATGAAAGCGGGGGGCGGCAGTTCGTCGTCATCACTGCCGGCGGCCATTCCAATGTCGGCACCAGGATAGGGGATTACACAATCGCCTATGCACTTGCGGCTGCCGGCCCTTGA
- the dps gene encoding DNA starvation/stationary phase protection protein Dps, which yields MVPSKAQRDLRLNAEAASTTLLNARLADAIDLALSVKQAHWNLKGPQFIALHDMLDHLRGEVDGHVDTIAERVAQLGGTALGTTQTVAKATTLQAYPTDIYKIKDHLAALIERYSAMADAVRRAIEDADEAGDSGTADIFTAFSRALDKSLWFLKAHVQESD from the coding sequence ATGGTACCGAGCAAGGCTCAGAGAGATTTGAGATTGAACGCCGAGGCAGCCTCCACAACGCTTCTGAATGCGCGTCTAGCGGATGCAATCGACTTGGCGCTTTCCGTCAAGCAGGCGCACTGGAATCTCAAGGGTCCGCAGTTTATCGCTTTGCATGATATGCTTGACCATCTGCGTGGCGAGGTTGACGGTCATGTTGACACAATCGCGGAGCGCGTCGCGCAACTCGGCGGCACCGCGCTAGGGACCACACAGACCGTCGCCAAGGCGACAACGCTGCAAGCGTACCCAACCGACATATACAAGATAAAGGACCACCTCGCCGCGTTGATCGAGCGCTATAGCGCAATGGCCGATGCCGTCCGCAGGGCGATCGAGGATGCCGATGAAGCCGGCGATTCCGGCACTGCGGACATTTTCACGGCCTTTTCCCGCGCTTTGGACAAATCGCTCTGGTTCCTCAAGGCGCATGTCCAGGAATCGGACTGA
- a CDS encoding XRE family transcriptional regulator — MTMITCGLIHALPPSDRRVFGRPEAASFVGASVGYFDKLVRAGIMPPPLRLPGVKRWDVRALERALDGLSGISESQDSDNEWDRLVQ; from the coding sequence ATGACAATGATCACCTGCGGGCTTATCCACGCCTTACCACCATCGGATCGCCGCGTCTTTGGCCGTCCCGAAGCCGCCAGCTTCGTGGGTGCTAGCGTCGGTTATTTTGACAAGCTGGTGCGTGCCGGCATCATGCCACCGCCGTTGCGGCTTCCTGGCGTCAAGCGTTGGGATGTCCGCGCACTTGAGAGGGCGCTTGACGGCCTGAGCGGGATTTCCGAGTCTCAAGATTCCGACAACGAGTGGGATCGGCTCGTCCAATGA
- a CDS encoding tyrosine-type recombinase/integrase, with the protein MKRKLPKHVKAFVDRTGRPRHYFRQSNTTLPGLPYSTEFMDAYGAALKAWQAGRAAPTTMIGADRTQPGTMGALILSYYGSADFRNLAKASQKTYRNALERIRIEYGIGSVDRIERKHVLRMMDKKAEHPGAANELLKMIKLLMGRAIDMGMRKDDPTIRIRRMKIKSGGFITWQEEDIVAFYSAHAEGTRARLALDLLLFTGQRRSDVIRMGRQHVKHDVLSIRQQKTGTAVSIPLHAYLKGTLDARPQDNLTFLLTQYEKPFQPESFTNWFRVCVREAGLREDMASGAMGLSPHGLRKACSRRLAQAGCTPHQIKAITGHKKLDEIVRYTEAVDQMRLAHEAMNAISKHGAGTKTVKPTRIV; encoded by the coding sequence ATGAAGCGTAAGCTGCCGAAGCACGTCAAAGCCTTTGTTGATCGAACCGGCCGGCCACGGCACTATTTCAGACAGTCGAACACTACCCTGCCAGGTCTTCCATACTCGACGGAGTTCATGGATGCTTATGGGGCGGCGCTGAAGGCGTGGCAAGCCGGCAGGGCGGCGCCAACAACCATGATAGGAGCTGATCGAACCCAGCCCGGCACGATGGGGGCCCTGATCCTCTCCTACTACGGCAGTGCGGATTTCAGAAATCTAGCAAAGGCAAGCCAGAAGACGTATCGGAACGCACTTGAGCGTATCCGTATTGAATACGGCATTGGCTCGGTCGACAGGATCGAGCGCAAGCACGTCCTCAGGATGATGGACAAGAAGGCTGAACACCCTGGCGCGGCCAACGAACTGCTGAAGATGATCAAGCTGCTGATGGGGCGCGCCATCGATATGGGAATGCGCAAGGACGATCCGACGATCCGGATACGGCGCATGAAAATCAAGTCGGGCGGGTTCATCACTTGGCAAGAGGAGGACATTGTCGCGTTCTACTCGGCGCACGCGGAGGGCACCCGCGCCCGCCTCGCCCTCGACCTTCTGCTGTTTACGGGCCAGCGACGCTCAGACGTGATTCGTATGGGTCGGCAGCACGTCAAGCACGACGTCTTGTCCATTCGGCAGCAAAAGACTGGCACGGCCGTCTCGATCCCGCTTCATGCATACCTCAAAGGCACGCTGGATGCCCGGCCCCAGGACAATCTCACATTTCTCCTGACGCAATACGAAAAGCCGTTCCAGCCCGAGTCTTTCACTAACTGGTTCCGGGTCTGTGTCCGCGAAGCTGGTTTGCGCGAGGATATGGCAAGCGGCGCCATGGGGCTTTCACCGCACGGTCTGCGCAAGGCGTGTAGCCGACGGCTTGCCCAAGCCGGCTGCACCCCCCACCAGATCAAGGCAATTACTGGCCACAAAAAGCTTGATGAAATCGTTCGCTACACCGAGGCCGTTGATCAGATGCGCCTAGCGCATGAAGCGATGAACGCCATTTCCAAGCACGGAGCGGGAACAAAAACTGTCAAACCAACTAGGATAGTTTGA
- a CDS encoding response regulator, producing METIETVDHPIAPDDDAPHLLVVDDDTRIRNLLKQFLTENGFRVTVAGNSGEARRKLAGLDFDLIVLDVMMPGESGVDLTKALRAEKNVPILMLTALSETDSRITGLEAGADDYLPKPFDPRELILRINNILRRGGPATTPKVEQLVFGPYTFQIARRELKRGGEALKLTDREQEILAIFAARAGETIPRHELVGDDSEVGERTIDVQINRLRRKIERDPSNPVWLQTVRGIGYRLSVE from the coding sequence ATGGAGACCATTGAAACGGTTGATCATCCGATAGCACCGGACGATGACGCACCGCATCTGCTTGTGGTCGACGATGACACCCGCATCCGCAACCTGCTCAAGCAGTTTCTGACCGAAAACGGCTTTCGCGTCACCGTTGCCGGAAATTCCGGCGAAGCCAGGCGAAAGCTCGCCGGTCTCGACTTCGATCTGATCGTGCTCGACGTCATGATGCCGGGCGAAAGCGGCGTCGACCTCACCAAGGCGTTGAGGGCCGAGAAGAATGTACCGATCCTCATGCTCACCGCGCTTTCCGAAACCGACAGCCGCATCACCGGGCTCGAGGCTGGCGCCGACGACTATCTGCCGAAACCGTTCGATCCGCGCGAGCTGATCCTGCGCATCAACAACATCCTGCGCCGCGGCGGCCCCGCGACGACGCCCAAGGTCGAGCAACTGGTCTTCGGCCCTTATACGTTCCAGATCGCCCGGCGGGAGTTGAAGCGCGGCGGCGAGGCTCTGAAACTGACCGACCGCGAGCAGGAGATCCTGGCAATCTTCGCCGCACGAGCCGGCGAAACCATACCGCGCCATGAACTTGTCGGCGACGATTCGGAAGTCGGCGAGCGTACCATCGATGTTCAGATCAACCGGCTGCGCCGCAAGATCGAGCGAGATCCGTCCAATCCGGTCTGGCTGCAGACCGTGCGCGGTATTGGGTATCGGCTCAGTGTAGAATAG
- a CDS encoding MarR family winged helix-turn-helix transcriptional regulator produces MTDRSQAAGKPIRTAITDEDGIDFAIIELFFFAYRDFTSDPDQILADYGFGRAHHRVLHFVNRRPGLTVAELLDVLKITKQSLARVLKQLIETDHIVQLQGPRDRRQRELYPTAKGRALALALARPQSRRIHAALEDSGATERALIERFLEAMVNPELRAQIDIVPTKMSGKSHGDH; encoded by the coding sequence ATGACGGATCGAAGCCAAGCAGCCGGTAAACCGATCAGGACGGCGATCACCGACGAGGACGGCATAGACTTCGCCATCATCGAATTGTTCTTCTTTGCCTATCGCGATTTTACCTCGGATCCGGACCAGATCCTGGCCGACTACGGCTTTGGCCGAGCCCATCACCGGGTGTTGCATTTCGTCAATCGCAGGCCGGGCCTCACGGTCGCCGAACTGCTCGACGTCCTGAAGATCACCAAGCAGAGTCTGGCGCGTGTGCTCAAGCAATTGATCGAAACCGACCATATCGTCCAGTTGCAGGGTCCTCGCGACCGTCGCCAGCGCGAACTCTATCCGACGGCCAAGGGCCGTGCGCTGGCTCTGGCACTGGCACGGCCACAGTCGCGCCGCATCCATGCGGCATTGGAAGATTCCGGAGCCACCGAACGCGCTTTGATCGAACGATTCCTGGAAGCGATGGTCAATCCGGAACTAAGGGCGCAGATCGACATTGTGCCAACAAAGATGTCAGGGAAAAGCCATGGAGACCATTGA
- a CDS encoding branched-chain amino acid aminotransferase, with amino-acid sequence MASVPFDQLDGFIWMNGEFVKWVDAKVHVLTHGLHYASAVFEGERAYGGEIFKLNEHTERLHESARLLGFKIPYSVAELNDASTTLLKKQGFQDAYVRPIAWRGSEQMGVSAQNSRINCAIAIWQWPSYFDPAQKLKGIRLDLAEWRRPDPRTAPSKSKAAGLYMICTMSKHAAEAKGYADAMMLDWRGQVAEATGANIFFVKDGKIHTPKPDCFLDGITRRTVIGLAKDNGFEVIERAIMPDELEGFEQCFLTGTAAEVTPVSEIGPYRFEVGEIAKTLMNDYSAAVQPKHAIAAE; translated from the coding sequence ATGGCATCCGTTCCCTTCGACCAACTGGACGGCTTTATCTGGATGAACGGCGAGTTCGTCAAATGGGTCGACGCCAAGGTCCATGTGCTGACCCATGGTCTGCACTACGCGAGCGCCGTGTTCGAGGGCGAGCGCGCCTATGGCGGCGAGATTTTCAAGCTCAACGAGCACACCGAGCGCCTGCATGAATCGGCGCGCCTGCTCGGCTTCAAGATTCCCTATTCGGTGGCAGAACTCAACGACGCCTCCACCACGCTTCTGAAGAAGCAGGGCTTCCAGGACGCCTATGTCCGGCCGATCGCCTGGCGCGGCAGCGAGCAGATGGGCGTTTCGGCGCAGAACAGCCGCATCAACTGCGCCATCGCCATCTGGCAATGGCCGAGCTATTTCGACCCGGCACAGAAGCTCAAGGGCATCCGTCTCGATCTGGCCGAGTGGCGCCGGCCCGACCCGCGCACCGCGCCGTCCAAGTCGAAGGCTGCCGGCCTCTACATGATCTGCACCATGTCCAAGCATGCCGCCGAAGCCAAAGGCTATGCCGACGCCATGATGCTCGACTGGCGCGGCCAGGTCGCGGAGGCGACGGGCGCCAACATCTTCTTCGTCAAGGACGGCAAGATCCATACGCCCAAGCCCGATTGCTTCCTCGATGGCATCACCCGCCGCACGGTCATCGGGCTGGCCAAGGACAATGGCTTCGAGGTGATCGAGCGCGCCATCATGCCCGACGAACTCGAAGGCTTCGAGCAGTGTTTCCTCACCGGGACAGCAGCCGAAGTGACGCCGGTTTCGGAGATCGGGCCATACCGATTCGAGGTCGGCGAGATCGCCAAGACATTGATGAATGACTATTCTGCAGCCGTTCAACCCAAGCACGCGATCGCAGCAGAATAG
- a CDS encoding MBL fold metallo-hydrolase, whose protein sequence is MGQLNAGIVPVTPFQQNCTILFDMDDKSGVVVDPGGDIDKILSVLKDNAIIAGAIWITHGHIDHAGGAMDLKEALGVEIIGPHETDRPLLANLENQAKRFGITDTVRNCVPDRFLTEGETVSFGQHVFEVFHCPGHAPGHVVYYNRAAKFAHVGDVLFRGSVGRTDLPGGDHATLIASIKNKLLPLGDDIGFICGHGPGGRFGEERRTNPFLV, encoded by the coding sequence ATGGGGCAGCTCAATGCCGGCATCGTGCCGGTTACACCCTTCCAGCAGAACTGCACCATCCTCTTCGATATGGACGACAAGAGCGGTGTCGTCGTCGATCCTGGCGGCGACATCGACAAGATATTGTCGGTGCTGAAGGACAATGCGATTATCGCCGGTGCGATCTGGATCACGCATGGCCATATCGATCATGCCGGCGGTGCGATGGATTTGAAGGAGGCGCTCGGCGTCGAGATCATTGGCCCGCATGAGACCGACCGGCCGCTGCTCGCCAATCTTGAGAACCAGGCGAAACGCTTCGGCATCACCGATACCGTGCGCAATTGCGTGCCCGACCGGTTCCTCACCGAGGGCGAAACCGTGTCGTTCGGCCAGCATGTGTTCGAGGTCTTCCATTGTCCCGGCCATGCGCCCGGACATGTCGTCTACTACAACCGTGCGGCAAAGTTCGCCCATGTCGGCGACGTGCTGTTTCGCGGCTCGGTGGGCCGCACCGATCTGCCGGGCGGCGACCATGCCACGCTGATTGCCTCGATCAAGAACAAGCTCTTGCCGCTCGGCGACGATATCGGCTTCATCTGCGGTCATGGTCCCGGCGGCCGTTTCGGCGAGGAGCGCCGGACCAATCCATTCCTCGTCTGA
- a CDS encoding BA14K family protein, whose amino-acid sequence MNRILKTAILAAAVAATTLATLPAANAGEWRHRHRHHGNGDAIAAGVLGLAAGALIVGALNNPQPSYYDPYYDEYDRDPRPRPAPVRRYYVEPQVVYADRYAEPWTRAWYDYCSDRYRTFNARTGTFTGNDGEQHFCTAN is encoded by the coding sequence ATGAACCGAATTCTCAAGACCGCCATCCTGGCTGCAGCCGTCGCCGCGACCACGCTCGCCACCTTGCCTGCGGCCAACGCCGGCGAGTGGCGTCACCGGCACCGTCATCATGGCAATGGCGACGCCATCGCGGCTGGCGTCCTTGGCCTCGCCGCCGGCGCGCTGATCGTTGGCGCGCTCAACAACCCGCAGCCCAGCTATTACGACCCCTACTATGACGAGTATGATCGCGACCCGCGGCCGCGGCCGGCCCCGGTGCGCCGCTACTATGTCGAACCGCAGGTCGTCTATGCCGACCGCTACGCCGAGCCATGGACCCGCGCATGGTACGATTACTGCTCGGACCGCTACCGGACCTTCAACGCCCGTACCGGCACGTTCACCGGCAATGACGGAGAGCAGCATTTCTGCACCGCCAACTGA
- a CDS encoding cold-shock protein, with amino-acid sequence MPQTGTVKFFNHAKGFGFITPDDGAKDVFVHISAVQASGLPGLEDGQKVTFDTEPDKRGKGPKAVNLSVG; translated from the coding sequence ATGCCGCAGACCGGCACCGTCAAATTCTTCAATCATGCCAAAGGCTTCGGCTTCATCACGCCGGACGATGGCGCGAAGGATGTCTTCGTCCATATTTCGGCCGTGCAAGCGTCGGGTCTTCCCGGTCTTGAGGATGGGCAGAAAGTGACTTTCGACACCGAGCCGGACAAGCGCGGCAAGGGGCCGAAGGCCGTCAACCTTTCGGTCGGCTGA
- a CDS encoding cold-shock protein yields MAQTGTVKFFNATKGFGFITPDGGAKDVFVHISAIEASGLRTLVDGQKVTFDVEPDRMGKGPKAVNLRAA; encoded by the coding sequence ATGGCCCAGACCGGCACCGTTAAATTCTTCAACGCGACCAAAGGCTTCGGCTTCATCACGCCAGACGGCGGCGCCAAGGATGTGTTCGTCCACATTTCCGCAATCGAGGCTTCGGGCCTGCGTACTCTCGTCGACGGCCAGAAGGTCACCTTCGACGTCGAGCCCGACCGTATGGGCAAGGGTCCGAAGGCGGTCAATCTCCGCGCCGCCTAA
- a CDS encoding Kazal-type serine protease inhibitor family protein, producing the protein MKFLAAIFSRQGFAILFLSAILSACTVVVDEGPGPRPPRPEPQFCTKQYEPVCARRGGDRQTFANACLADRAGYRIIRDGECRGGGGGGGEEQTFCTREYAPVCGRRSGELRTFPNACEARAADYRVVDDGPC; encoded by the coding sequence ATGAAGTTTCTTGCGGCAATCTTCTCGCGACAGGGTTTTGCCATCCTGTTCCTGTCGGCAATTCTTAGCGCCTGCACTGTGGTGGTCGATGAGGGGCCAGGGCCACGCCCGCCAAGGCCGGAGCCGCAATTCTGCACCAAACAATACGAGCCGGTCTGCGCACGGCGCGGCGGCGACCGCCAGACATTCGCCAATGCCTGCCTTGCCGACCGGGCCGGATACCGCATCATCCGTGACGGCGAGTGCCGCGGCGGTGGTGGCGGCGGAGGCGAGGAGCAGACGTTCTGCACGCGCGAATATGCTCCGGTCTGCGGCCGCCGCTCTGGTGAGCTGCGCACCTTCCCGAACGCCTGCGAGGCTCGTGCCGCCGACTATCGCGTCGTCGACGACGGTCCCTGCTAG